The following coding sequences are from one Gadus macrocephalus chromosome 3, ASM3116895v1 window:
- the apela gene encoding apelin receptor early endogenous ligand, protein MKVFSLLYLLLVLVALLASVSSVRPDFMKIRRKYHRYHYCPHRRCMPLHSRVPFP, encoded by the exons ATGAAGGTCTTCAGCCTTCTGtacctgctgctggtgctggtggcgcTCCTAGCGTCGGTGTCTTCCGTCCGACCAG ATTTCATGAAAATTAGGAGGAAATACCACAGATACCACTACTGTCCGCACAGACGCTGCATGCCGCTGCACTCCAGAGTCCCCTTCCCTTAA
- the tmem192 gene encoding transmembrane protein 192, producing the protein MDSKGSPQYPVSSSVCLDPSTEDDPLVEGPLISPDALHSAIRKEFRTIPTTYSAVLLSLIHVAYVVLSLCVAVMCPLALGEEQECANVLRDVTGQSTIVFGKVCMSVLVLLFAVCVHRHHSRARSRGYLHFYRNTRRLKHLPLAVHSTGNVLLLLVQSSGLSEAISIYMVIAILGIELVVALPCLLIYTVRVARFNRERAVPDVSQEEHCHAYRDAHLTTETGFRDGCGLEEVVEKQADLIEYLKQHNTLLSKRLLNQSAQH; encoded by the exons ATGGACTCAAAAGGATCGCCGCAGTATCCA GTGAGTAGCTCCGTGTGTCTCGATCCGAGCACAGAAGACGACCCCCTAGTGGAAGGGCCGTTGATCTCCCCTGACGCCCTCCACTCGGCCATCAGGAAAGAGTTCCGGACCATACCGACCACTTATTCTGCCGTCCTGCTCTCCCTCATCCAT GTTGCCTATGTGGTGTTGTCGCTGTGCGTCGCCGTGATGTGCCCACTGGCGTTGGGCGAGGAGCAGGAGTGCGCCAACGTGCTGAGGGACGTCACAGGGCAGAGCACCATCGTGTTCGGGAAGGTGTGCATGTcggtgctggtgctgctgtttGCCGTTTGCGTGCACCGCCACCACAGCCGCGCCCGGAGTCGGGGGTACCTCCACTTCTACCGAAACACCCGGAGGTTGAAGCACCTGCCCCTCGCCGTACACTCCACAG GAAATGTGCTGCTGCTATTGGTCCAGTCTTCTGGACTTTCGGAGGCCATCTCCATTTACATGGTTATCGCGATTCTGGGGATAGAACTTGTAGTGGCGTTGCCATGCCTACTCATCTACACAG TGCGTGTGGCGCGATTCAACCGGGAGCGTGCCGTCCCTGATGTGAGCCAAGAGGAACATTGCCACGCCTACAGAGACGCACACCTAACCACCGAAACCGGCTTCAG agacGGCTGTggtctggaggaggtggtggagaagcAGGCGGACCTCATAGAGTATctgaaacaacacaacaccttGCTGAGCAAGAGGCTCCTCAACCAATCGGCCCAGCACTGA